In one window of Pseudoalteromonas espejiana DSM 9414 DNA:
- the bktB gene encoding beta-ketothiolase BktB: MTELTGNSVVILSAVRSPIGSFGGSLKNFTPAELGTLCAKEAIIRAKLSPTQIDSCIVGKVIHNGPKDAYLSRVIGLDAGLPINSHAVTLNRLCGSGLEAIIQAAQQIQLGDVDTVLAGGAESMSSTSYTLDSNRWGQKMGNSTLIDELTTTLQDPWDNNPMGITAENIATKYAISREEQDSYAALSHHKAAKAIAAGHFKDQIIPVDIKSRKNSYIFDTDEHVRADTTLEKLAMLKPHFKTDGIVTAATSSGINDGAAMLVLMNEQKAVAQNLKPLGRLIAYARVGVEPSLMGIGPIPAVQEVLRKTGLSVDDMDVIESNEAFAVQALCVANELSFPQHKVNPNGGAIALGHPVGATGAILSTKCLYELKRINGKYGLVTMCIGGGQGIAAIYEAL, from the coding sequence ATGACAGAATTAACAGGTAATAGCGTTGTTATATTAAGCGCAGTGCGAAGCCCTATCGGCAGCTTTGGAGGAAGTCTTAAAAACTTTACGCCTGCTGAACTTGGGACCCTTTGCGCTAAAGAAGCCATTATTAGAGCAAAATTATCCCCCACCCAAATCGATTCTTGTATTGTAGGCAAAGTCATTCATAACGGTCCAAAAGATGCCTACCTTTCAAGAGTGATTGGTTTAGACGCCGGGCTACCTATTAACAGCCACGCCGTAACATTAAATAGATTATGTGGCTCTGGCTTAGAAGCAATAATACAAGCCGCACAACAAATTCAGTTAGGCGATGTAGACACAGTATTAGCGGGTGGAGCAGAAAGCATGAGTAGCACCAGTTATACACTTGACAGTAATCGTTGGGGCCAAAAAATGGGCAACAGTACACTTATTGATGAATTAACGACCACATTACAAGATCCATGGGATAACAATCCTATGGGTATAACCGCTGAAAACATTGCTACTAAATACGCAATTAGCCGAGAAGAACAAGATAGCTATGCAGCTCTAAGTCATCATAAAGCAGCCAAAGCCATTGCCGCTGGGCACTTCAAAGATCAAATAATACCAGTCGACATTAAATCTCGTAAAAACAGCTATATATTTGATACTGATGAGCACGTACGTGCTGATACAACTCTTGAAAAGCTGGCAATGTTAAAGCCGCACTTTAAAACAGATGGCATTGTAACAGCTGCAACCTCATCAGGTATAAATGATGGAGCCGCTATGCTTGTACTTATGAATGAGCAAAAAGCGGTCGCTCAGAACTTAAAACCTTTAGGCCGTTTAATTGCTTATGCGCGTGTGGGTGTTGAACCTTCACTTATGGGTATTGGACCAATACCGGCCGTGCAAGAGGTATTAAGAAAAACAGGGCTATCTGTTGATGATATGGATGTAATTGAATCTAACGAAGCCTTTGCTGTACAAGCATTATGTGTAGCTAACGAGCTAAGTTTTCCTCAGCACAAAGTTAACCCTAACGGTGGTGCAATAGCATTAGGGCATCCAGTTGGTGCAACAGGTGCTATTTTATCCACTAAATGTTTATACGAGCTAAAGCGCATAAACGGTAAATATGGCTTAGTAACTATGTGTATTGGTGGTGGCCAAGGGATCGCAGCAATTTACGAAGCGCTATAA
- a CDS encoding retropepsin-like aspartic protease — MNQVNKKAIIKFEMSETGHQIVNAKINGKPLRLILDTAAGSSVLDKACLNDLNIIETLSDENAAGLGTSEHVMGNIEVSEIELAGVVYKNPSFVSLNLDHVQVAGGEEGVHGLLGSPFFIQHKGVIDFENETLELISS, encoded by the coding sequence ATGAATCAAGTAAATAAAAAAGCAATCATTAAATTTGAAATGTCAGAAACAGGGCACCAAATTGTTAATGCTAAAATTAATGGCAAGCCTTTGCGCCTAATTTTAGATACAGCCGCAGGCTCGTCTGTTTTAGATAAAGCCTGCCTTAATGATTTAAACATTATAGAAACACTTAGTGATGAAAATGCAGCGGGTTTAGGTACATCTGAGCATGTAATGGGAAATATTGAGGTTTCAGAAATTGAATTAGCTGGCGTTGTATATAAAAACCCGAGCTTTGTATCGTTAAACCTTGACCATGTGCAAGTTGCAGGTGGAGAAGAGGGCGTACATGGTTTACTTGGCTCGCCTTTTTTTATTCAGCACAAAGGCGTTATAGATTTTGAGAATGAAACGCTTGAGCTTATAAGCTCTTAA
- a CDS encoding cation diffusion facilitator family transporter, with amino-acid sequence MSHDHCHHVSNYNRAFAIGVLLNIVFVVIEAGYGFYANSLALLADAGHNLSDVVSLLLAWGANVLASKAATDKRTFGYKKSTVLASLTSSILLMAALVSIAWHAIERFENPQPVTGVTIIVVSLIGVVINTLTALLFVQGQKHDLNIRGAFLHMAADAAVSLGVVIAGVIILFKNWHWVDPVVSLSIVVIVFIGTWGLFKESLNYATDAVPKNINVHSIKAYFLNIDHVVDLHGLHVWPLSTTESALIVHLVTNKQTLNNEFLIEVQQHLHDHFKIEHATIQIETSHGNRGCMFNHEHAHG; translated from the coding sequence ATGAGCCACGATCACTGTCATCATGTTAGCAATTATAATCGTGCTTTTGCGATAGGTGTGTTACTAAATATTGTATTTGTAGTAATAGAAGCTGGCTATGGTTTTTATGCCAACTCCTTAGCGTTATTAGCCGATGCCGGGCATAACCTAAGCGATGTTGTAAGTTTATTACTTGCTTGGGGTGCAAATGTTTTAGCTAGTAAAGCCGCCACGGATAAACGAACTTTTGGTTATAAAAAATCTACGGTGCTAGCGTCTTTAACGAGCTCTATATTATTAATGGCTGCACTGGTAAGTATAGCTTGGCATGCCATTGAGCGCTTTGAAAATCCACAACCTGTTACAGGTGTCACAATTATTGTGGTGTCGTTAATTGGTGTGGTAATAAATACGCTAACTGCTTTGCTGTTTGTTCAAGGGCAAAAGCATGATTTAAACATTCGGGGTGCGTTTTTACATATGGCTGCTGATGCAGCTGTATCTTTAGGTGTTGTTATTGCAGGCGTAATAATATTATTTAAAAATTGGCATTGGGTTGACCCAGTGGTTAGCCTGAGCATTGTGGTAATTGTATTTATTGGGACCTGGGGATTATTTAAAGAGTCACTTAATTATGCAACCGATGCAGTGCCTAAAAATATTAATGTACACTCAATTAAAGCGTATTTTTTAAACATTGATCATGTTGTAGATTTACATGGCTTGCATGTTTGGCCATTAAGTACCACTGAGTCTGCACTTATTGTTCATTTAGTGACTAATAAACAAACACTCAATAATGAATTTTTAATTGAAGTGCAACAGCATTTGCACGACCACTTTAAAATTGAACACGCCACCATACAAATAGAAACTAGCCACGGTAACCGCGGTTGTATGTTTAACCATGAGCATGCCCATGGTTAA
- a CDS encoding methionine synthase, with protein sequence MKTLLPTSTAGSLPKPLWLAESETLWSPWKLQADELTQGKHDALRLSLFDQQQAGIDIVSDGEQTRQHFVTTFIEHLNGVDFEKRKTVKIRDRYDASVPSVVGPVSRQKPVFVEDAKFLRSQTTQPIKWALPGPMTMIDTLYDDHYKSREKLAWEFAKILNQEAKELEAAGVDIIQFDEPAFNVFFDEVNDWGIACLERAIEGLKCETAVHICYGYGIKANTDWKKTLGSEWRQYEEAFPKLQQSNIDIISLECHNSHVPIDLLELIRGKKVMVGAIDVASNEIETPEEVAATLRKALQFVDADKLYPCTNCGMAPLSHEVANGKLNALSKGAEIVRKELLQ encoded by the coding sequence ATGAAAACTTTATTACCTACATCTACAGCAGGCAGTTTACCAAAGCCATTATGGCTTGCAGAGTCAGAAACTCTTTGGTCACCTTGGAAGTTACAAGCAGATGAATTAACCCAAGGCAAACACGATGCCCTACGCTTATCATTATTCGACCAGCAACAAGCAGGCATTGATATAGTAAGCGATGGTGAGCAAACACGTCAGCATTTTGTAACTACATTTATAGAGCACCTTAACGGTGTTGATTTTGAAAAACGTAAAACAGTAAAAATACGTGACCGTTACGATGCAAGTGTACCAAGCGTAGTGGGCCCTGTTAGCCGCCAAAAACCAGTGTTTGTTGAAGACGCTAAGTTTTTACGCTCGCAAACTACCCAACCTATTAAGTGGGCGTTACCTGGCCCAATGACTATGATAGACACTCTGTATGACGACCATTACAAAAGCCGTGAAAAACTAGCGTGGGAATTTGCCAAAATACTAAACCAAGAGGCCAAAGAGCTAGAAGCCGCAGGCGTAGATATAATCCAATTTGATGAGCCCGCTTTTAATGTGTTTTTTGATGAAGTAAACGATTGGGGCATCGCGTGTTTAGAGCGTGCAATTGAAGGGCTCAAATGCGAAACCGCAGTACATATTTGTTACGGCTACGGCATTAAGGCCAACACCGATTGGAAAAAAACACTCGGCAGTGAATGGCGCCAGTACGAAGAAGCATTCCCTAAATTACAGCAATCAAATATTGATATTATCTCATTAGAGTGCCACAACTCGCACGTACCTATAGATTTACTCGAACTCATTCGAGGTAAAAAAGTAATGGTGGGTGCTATTGATGTTGCTAGCAATGAAATAGAAACACCTGAAGAGGTAGCCGCCACTTTACGCAAAGCCCTACAGTTTGTAGACGCTGATAAACTCTACCCTTGTACAAACTGCGGCATGGCCCCGCTTTCTCATGAAGTTGCAAATGGTAAGCTCAATGCCCTAAGTAAAGGTGCTGAAATAGTAAGAAAAGAGCTACTACAGTAG
- a CDS encoding putative bifunctional diguanylate cyclase/phosphodiesterase, with protein MSSTPENIIGQQEMLAVRHRRRYTLCHVLTILGVLFLAAFGGLSLVSGSYVLGTILLINALVGLINLYLLKRSGNVERAAKILSGILFVLSMSLLITGGENNTGMLWIYPIVAINLFINRFWPAVFVFSIFSIASALLLFTPLSALLMTSYSLTEAVRFMLTMLALNSICLAALRSEEQAYETIMQLHADDIRQMAYYDKLTGLPNRWSFKTNLERMLNRAERDKQRIGLLYIDLDNFKQVNDQHGHEAGDRVLLKFSERLLDVIRPNDQIYKPQTESLARLAGDEFVVLLPNIKAPLDASTVAARILNIFKGGFNVDDVDHMIYASIGIAVYPDDSADSTDLLHHANAAMYDAKNNGRNCFKFFTQDIADKLRERQLIEKGLRLALNEARFSLVYMPIFACKDSSIVAVEVLLRCHSPALNGYGPDHFIPVAEATGLIKDIDLWVIDNALKAQGVLQKELSFSGKICINISGVELHNELFPEQVKNLLAHHKIKPNSVELEVTETAFVAGDVTCLKTLNALNELGVSLALDDFGTGYTAFNQLIHYPAHCLKIDRSFVNDLFSEREARNKMVMIIQSLAKLYDLRVIAEGVETEAQMTYLKELGCDWAQGYYLSRPLSWDDFCALLKS; from the coding sequence ATGTCTTCTACACCAGAAAATATAATTGGCCAGCAAGAAATGCTGGCTGTGCGCCACCGCAGGCGCTATACACTTTGCCATGTTTTGACCATTTTAGGTGTACTTTTTCTTGCTGCTTTTGGAGGTTTGAGCTTAGTTAGTGGTTCGTATGTTTTAGGTACCATATTATTAATTAATGCACTTGTGGGGTTAATCAATCTTTATCTTTTAAAGAGAAGTGGTAATGTTGAGCGAGCGGCAAAAATTCTTAGCGGTATTTTGTTTGTTTTATCTATGAGTTTATTAATCACCGGTGGTGAGAACAATACCGGAATGCTGTGGATTTATCCTATTGTTGCAATAAATCTTTTTATAAACCGCTTTTGGCCTGCCGTTTTTGTATTTAGCATTTTTAGTATTGCAAGTGCTTTGCTTTTATTTACGCCGTTAAGCGCTTTATTAATGACTAGTTACTCACTTACGGAAGCCGTACGCTTCATGCTGACAATGCTTGCTTTAAATTCTATTTGTTTAGCTGCATTACGTTCAGAAGAGCAAGCCTACGAAACTATTATGCAACTGCATGCAGATGATATTCGCCAAATGGCTTATTACGATAAGCTTACGGGGTTACCTAATCGATGGAGCTTTAAAACTAACCTTGAGCGTATGCTAAACCGTGCTGAGCGAGATAAGCAACGCATTGGTTTGCTTTATATAGATTTGGATAACTTTAAGCAGGTTAATGATCAGCATGGCCATGAAGCGGGGGACAGAGTTTTACTTAAATTTAGTGAGCGGCTTTTAGATGTTATACGCCCAAATGATCAAATATATAAGCCACAAACAGAAAGCTTAGCAAGGCTTGCTGGCGATGAGTTTGTTGTATTGTTACCTAATATTAAAGCCCCCCTTGATGCCAGTACCGTGGCCGCAAGAATTTTAAATATTTTTAAAGGGGGTTTTAATGTTGATGATGTAGATCACATGATATACGCAAGTATTGGTATTGCTGTTTACCCCGATGATTCTGCTGACTCCACTGATTTACTCCATCATGCTAATGCAGCAATGTATGACGCTAAAAATAATGGACGTAATTGCTTTAAATTTTTTACCCAAGACATTGCTGACAAGCTTCGTGAACGCCAACTCATTGAAAAAGGGCTTAGACTTGCCTTAAATGAAGCGCGTTTTAGTTTAGTTTATATGCCTATTTTTGCGTGTAAAGATAGCTCTATTGTAGCCGTTGAAGTGCTGCTTAGGTGTCACAGTCCTGCATTAAATGGTTATGGGCCTGATCACTTTATCCCTGTGGCTGAGGCTACAGGCCTTATCAAAGATATTGATTTATGGGTTATAGACAATGCTTTAAAAGCACAAGGCGTTTTACAAAAAGAACTCAGTTTTAGTGGCAAAATTTGTATTAATATTTCGGGTGTTGAGCTACACAATGAGCTATTTCCTGAACAAGTAAAAAATTTATTAGCACATCACAAAATTAAACCTAACAGTGTTGAGCTAGAAGTGACAGAGACGGCATTTGTTGCTGGTGATGTTACCTGCCTTAAAACGCTCAATGCGCTAAATGAACTTGGCGTATCCTTAGCATTAGATGATTTTGGAACTGGTTACACGGCATTTAATCAATTAATACATTACCCAGCTCATTGCTTAAAAATAGACCGCTCATTTGTTAATGATCTTTTTTCAGAGCGTGAGGCACGTAACAAAATGGTGATGATCATCCAAAGTTTGGCCAAGCTTTACGACCTTAGAGTGATTGCTGAAGGCGTTGAAACCGAAGCACAAATGACTTACCTCAAAGAACTCGGTTGTGATTGGGCGCAAGGCTATTATTTATCGCGGCCACTATCGTGGGATGACTTTTGTGCATTACTTAAATCTTAA
- a CDS encoding DUF5924 family protein, protein MNKLKNLITQFITAMQKRPGLLAVMAFCSGVASYVMVDRKESFSQVIAIVLLISWLWLIIDNWLREKVEERFGVAVSPNVMRFALQMVQQESLFFALPFFLAVTQWDHPQSIFTSLIVLCAVVSVIDPLYYKKLATNRTLFTVFHNFALFVVLLVTLPILLNLTTSQSLVIALITGVIVTLPSLKNLMPNARWWRFPILVLILCAFSASVWQLRSFVPPAALRLTDITLAHEVDLQHKKPVGSIETLDLHTLHREGLYSWTAVKAPRGLNEKIFHVWIHNKKEVDRITLNINGGREQGYRAWSHKVNFPKNALGKWQVKVVTESGQLIGLAKFNVTY, encoded by the coding sequence ATGAACAAATTAAAAAACCTTATCACCCAATTTATAACTGCAATGCAAAAGCGCCCTGGATTATTAGCTGTGATGGCGTTTTGCTCTGGTGTAGCAAGCTATGTCATGGTTGACAGGAAGGAATCGTTTTCGCAGGTTATTGCTATTGTGTTATTGATAAGCTGGCTTTGGCTAATAATTGATAACTGGCTACGCGAAAAAGTAGAAGAGAGGTTTGGTGTAGCGGTATCGCCGAATGTAATGCGTTTTGCACTGCAAATGGTGCAACAAGAGAGCTTATTTTTTGCGTTACCCTTTTTTTTAGCGGTTACGCAGTGGGATCATCCACAATCTATTTTTACATCGCTTATTGTTTTGTGTGCCGTAGTGTCGGTTATCGACCCGCTTTATTATAAAAAACTAGCCACAAATCGCACATTATTTACTGTGTTTCATAACTTTGCTTTATTTGTAGTATTGCTTGTAACACTGCCCATTTTATTAAACCTGACAACTAGCCAAAGTTTGGTAATTGCACTAATTACGGGTGTTATTGTTACCTTGCCGAGTTTAAAAAATTTAATGCCTAATGCACGCTGGTGGCGTTTTCCTATTTTAGTTTTAATTTTATGTGCTTTTAGTGCCAGCGTTTGGCAGTTACGTAGCTTTGTGCCGCCAGCAGCGCTTAGATTAACCGACATTACGTTAGCGCACGAAGTCGACTTACAACATAAAAAGCCTGTAGGCAGTATTGAAACGCTTGATTTACACACCCTACACCGCGAGGGTTTATACAGCTGGACTGCGGTTAAAGCGCCACGGGGTTTAAACGAAAAAATATTTCATGTGTGGATACACAATAAAAAAGAAGTCGATAGAATCACCTTAAATATTAATGGCGGGCGCGAGCAAGGTTATAGGGCTTGGTCTCATAAGGTTAACTTTCCTAAAAACGCTTTAGGTAAGTGGCAAGTAAAAGTAGTAACTGAATCAGGCCAGTTAATAGGTTTGGCAAAATTTAATGTTACATATTAA
- a CDS encoding DUF1852 domain-containing protein, with amino-acid sequence MSKNLTFNIQSQRLDEHYTPSTNTRITTNFANLARGEHRQSNLRKALNMINNRFNTLANWDNPTAERYSIELEIISVDIGLDENSQSFPSIEILKTNIVDNKTNKCIEGIVGNNFSSYVRDYDFSVLLQQHNKNKPQFSIPDNFGELHGKLFQSFVSSTTYKQNFKKPPVICLSVSDNKTYHRTANEHPILGIEYQPNESSLTEQYFKKMGLQVRYFMPANSAAPFALFFFGDLLNDYTNLELISTISTMETFQKIYRPEIYNANATAGKAYKPNLKNADHSLTQIIYDRDERSKLAAEQGKFAEEHFIKPYQSALEQFTTVNI; translated from the coding sequence ATGAGTAAAAACTTAACCTTTAATATTCAAAGTCAGCGCCTTGATGAGCACTATACGCCATCAACAAATACTCGTATTACAACTAACTTTGCAAACTTAGCCCGTGGCGAGCACCGTCAATCTAATTTGCGCAAAGCACTTAACATGATCAATAACCGCTTTAATACACTGGCTAATTGGGATAACCCAACAGCAGAACGTTATTCAATCGAACTCGAAATTATTTCTGTAGATATTGGCTTAGATGAAAACAGCCAAAGCTTTCCATCAATAGAAATACTTAAAACCAACATAGTAGATAACAAAACAAACAAATGCATAGAAGGCATTGTTGGTAACAACTTTTCGTCTTACGTGCGTGACTACGACTTTAGCGTGCTCCTTCAGCAACATAATAAAAATAAACCGCAGTTTAGTATTCCTGATAATTTTGGTGAGCTGCATGGAAAGTTGTTTCAATCGTTCGTGAGCTCAACTACATATAAACAAAACTTTAAAAAGCCACCGGTAATATGCCTAAGCGTGTCTGATAACAAAACTTACCACCGTACAGCAAACGAGCACCCTATTTTAGGTATTGAGTACCAACCAAACGAATCTTCGCTAACAGAGCAATACTTTAAAAAAATGGGCTTACAGGTTCGTTACTTTATGCCTGCAAATAGCGCTGCGCCTTTTGCCTTGTTTTTCTTTGGGGATTTACTAAACGACTACACCAACCTTGAGCTAATAAGCACAATTAGCACCATGGAAACGTTTCAAAAAATTTATCGCCCAGAAATTTACAACGCAAATGCAACGGCAGGCAAAGCTTACAAACCTAATTTAAAAAATGCAGACCATTCACTCACACAGATTATTTACGATAGAGATGAGCGCAGTAAATTAGCCGCAGAGCAAGGTAAGTTTGCCGAAGAGCACTTTATAAAACCATACCAATCGGCGCTTGAGCAATTTACAACGGTAAACATCTAA
- a CDS encoding transposase: MVDTKHYNCISRCVRRAFLCGEDRFTGQSYEHRRGWVEDKLLELAKVFCIDVCAYAVMSNHTHLVLYVDDKKANRLNDKAIVIRWHKLCKGTLLTQKYIQGEKLSKVEVIFFNQTVKQYRERLASISWFMRLLNEDIARRANKEDNCTGRFREGRFKSQALLDEAALAACIAYVDLNPIRAKMANTPEESDHTSVQNRITSAAVGKQPKQLLRFAGMPRQVMPKGLPFELKSYLELVELTGRIMREDKREHIDNITLPLLERLNISPENWLKLTTQFTRVFHGAVCRPKSQVSYCENLKRKRRSNISNCEKLLA, translated from the coding sequence TTGGTTGATACAAAACACTATAACTGTATTTCTCGGTGTGTTCGTCGTGCATTTTTATGTGGGGAAGACCGTTTTACTGGTCAATCTTACGAGCATAGACGAGGGTGGGTTGAAGATAAGTTACTTGAATTAGCGAAGGTATTTTGTATTGATGTATGTGCTTATGCCGTAATGAGCAATCACACCCATTTAGTCTTGTATGTTGATGATAAAAAAGCAAATAGACTGAATGATAAAGCGATTGTAATTCGCTGGCATAAACTCTGTAAAGGCACATTGTTAACGCAAAAATACATTCAAGGTGAAAAGTTAAGTAAGGTTGAGGTCATCTTTTTCAATCAAACGGTTAAACAATATCGCGAACGTTTAGCAAGTATCAGCTGGTTTATGCGCCTATTAAATGAAGACATTGCGCGCAGAGCAAATAAAGAAGATAACTGCACAGGACGCTTCAGGGAAGGTAGATTCAAATCGCAAGCATTATTAGATGAAGCCGCACTAGCAGCGTGTATAGCGTATGTAGATTTAAACCCAATAAGAGCTAAAATGGCTAACACACCAGAAGAGTCAGATCATACCAGTGTGCAAAATCGAATTACAAGCGCGGCAGTTGGTAAACAACCTAAGCAGTTACTCCGATTTGCAGGTATGCCTCGTCAAGTTATGCCTAAAGGGCTGCCATTTGAGCTTAAATCGTACCTTGAACTCGTTGAGCTGACAGGGCGAATAATGCGGGAGGACAAACGCGAGCATATTGATAATATAACCCTTCCTTTGCTAGAAAGGCTTAATATATCACCAGAAAACTGGTTAAAACTCACCACACAATTTACACGCGTATTTCATGGTGCAGTATGCAGGCCCAAATCACAAGTAAGCTACTGTGAAAATTTAAAGCGCAAACGGCGTTCAAATATTAGCAACTGCGAAAAGCTACTCGCATAA
- a CDS encoding super-infection exclusion protein B: MLEFKKVVEWLKLSPKQAFIIFVICSILLFDKGIIISKLGLEKPKELFQPYLGLVWLFALALLLAEVFVPTYRKCIKKYKQRKYLKHCKSHLHHLTKVEKKVLCEFIENDTKSIDAPLSDGVIQELATNNIIRLVATVSVHNDYFAYNIQPWAWKYLHEHPQLLK; encoded by the coding sequence ATGCTTGAATTCAAAAAAGTAGTTGAGTGGCTCAAATTATCACCTAAGCAAGCATTTATCATTTTTGTTATTTGTTCGATTCTTCTTTTTGACAAAGGAATAATTATTTCTAAGTTGGGTTTAGAAAAACCAAAGGAGTTGTTTCAGCCATATCTCGGTTTAGTGTGGTTATTTGCACTGGCACTTTTATTGGCTGAAGTCTTTGTCCCCACTTACCGAAAATGCATAAAAAAATATAAACAGAGAAAATACTTAAAGCACTGTAAGTCTCACCTTCATCATTTAACTAAGGTTGAGAAAAAAGTATTATGTGAATTTATAGAAAACGACACAAAATCAATAGATGCTCCGTTATCTGATGGTGTAATACAGGAATTAGCCACTAATAATATAATTCGGCTAGTTGCAACTGTATCGGTTCACAACGACTATTTTGCATACAACATTCAACCTTGGGCGTGGAAGTACCTACATGAACATCCACAATTGCTTAAATAA
- a CDS encoding Nramp family divalent metal transporter, protein MRFGPGLLVTAAFIGPGTITTASVAGANFGFALIWTLLFSVIATILLQSMAARLGVATGQDLAQALRAHIKTPYLKALATFLVISAIGVGSAAYEAGNLSGASMGLVGIFPEIGAQIWTPLIAICSALLLYSGKHKVVENALILLVILMSLVFISTLIMAAPPLSKVVAGFIPSMPSGSLTTVLALIGTTIVPYNLFLHSGVLAAQDHSKSDKDTIMKQTNLDTGLSITLGGVITLAILSTASVAFYGTDAGKISAANMAVQLEPLLGEAAHYFFAIGLFAAGLTSAITAPLAGAYAVCGMLGWKNEMSNTRFKSVAITILVFGALVASLGLDPVAVIIFAQAANGLLLPIITAYLVWLVNQKAVMGKYTNSTLLNLIILPVLLLIFSLSCYKLTGLLF, encoded by the coding sequence ATGCGATTTGGCCCAGGATTACTCGTAACAGCCGCATTTATTGGCCCAGGCACTATAACTACAGCAAGTGTAGCGGGTGCAAATTTTGGATTTGCGCTAATTTGGACATTACTTTTTTCGGTTATTGCCACTATTTTATTACAATCTATGGCCGCACGATTAGGTGTAGCAACAGGCCAAGATTTAGCGCAAGCATTACGCGCCCACATTAAAACCCCATACCTCAAAGCACTTGCTACCTTTTTAGTAATAAGCGCTATTGGTGTAGGCAGTGCCGCCTACGAAGCCGGAAATTTAAGCGGTGCCAGTATGGGCCTAGTAGGAATATTTCCAGAAATTGGTGCACAAATATGGACCCCACTAATTGCAATATGTAGCGCACTGCTTTTATACAGCGGTAAACATAAAGTGGTAGAAAACGCGTTAATACTGCTTGTAATACTAATGAGCTTAGTATTTATATCTACGTTAATTATGGCCGCCCCCCCTCTTTCTAAAGTTGTAGCCGGGTTTATACCTAGTATGCCCTCAGGCTCTTTAACCACCGTACTTGCGCTGATTGGTACAACTATTGTGCCTTATAACTTATTTTTACACTCTGGCGTATTAGCTGCGCAAGACCATTCAAAAAGTGATAAAGACACAATTATGAAGCAAACAAACCTCGACACGGGTTTATCAATTACTTTAGGCGGTGTGATCACACTTGCTATTTTATCTACCGCGTCAGTGGCATTTTATGGCACAGATGCCGGTAAAATAAGTGCTGCTAATATGGCTGTGCAGTTAGAGCCACTACTTGGTGAAGCCGCGCATTACTTTTTTGCCATTGGTTTATTTGCTGCAGGCTTAACGAGTGCTATAACAGCGCCACTCGCGGGCGCATATGCGGTTTGTGGTATGTTGGGCTGGAAAAACGAAATGAGTAATACACGGTTTAAATCGGTTGCGATTACTATTTTAGTATTTGGTGCTTTAGTTGCCTCGTTAGGGTTAGACCCCGTAGCCGTTATTATATTTGCACAAGCTGCAAACGGCTTACTACTTCCTATAATTACGGCTTACTTGGTTTGGTTAGTAAATCAAAAAGCCGTAATGGGTAAATACACTAATTCAACGTTATTAAACTTAATTATTTTACCTGTATTACTGCTTATTTTTTCGCTAAGTTGTTACAAACTAACCGGTTTATTATTTTAA